Proteins encoded by one window of Candidatus Nitrosocosmicus hydrocola:
- the pyrB gene encoding aspartate carbamoyltransferase, with product MAKNRFFNRNVVSIRDFNLDDFAYLFDVTDKIQTLKSKERGEIAKGLILGYIFYEYSTRTRLSFESAMSSIGGRSLGISDVDSSSIMKGESYADTIKTISLYSDVILIRHPSDGSSRYACEISQKPVINGGSGSEEHPTQAMLDIYTIFKEKKKIDGLSIGIVGDLKYGRTVYSLIYALSNYNVDIHLVSPAVLKIRNESIYDISHKVNMRQHVELSDELLEKLDIIYVTRIQRERFPDLQEYNKIQGLYTIDENVLKKSKPDVSILHPLPRVDEISPSIDNTANALYFKQAAYGKELRAALLSSLLHEDPF from the coding sequence ATGGCAAAAAATAGATTTTTTAATCGTAATGTAGTTTCTATCCGAGATTTTAATCTGGATGATTTTGCATATCTTTTTGATGTTACTGATAAAATTCAGACATTAAAATCAAAGGAACGTGGAGAAATTGCCAAAGGATTAATTCTTGGATATATTTTCTATGAATATAGTACCAGAACTAGACTCAGCTTCGAATCTGCTATGTCCTCTATTGGAGGCCGATCCTTGGGAATTTCCGATGTCGATTCATCTTCGATTATGAAAGGCGAAAGCTATGCTGATACCATAAAAACGATTTCATTGTATTCCGATGTAATTCTTATACGTCATCCATCTGATGGTTCAAGTAGGTACGCTTGCGAAATATCCCAGAAACCTGTTATTAATGGAGGAAGTGGTAGTGAGGAACATCCTACCCAAGCAATGTTGGATATTTATACTATATTTAAAGAAAAGAAAAAAATTGATGGTTTGTCTATTGGCATCGTAGGTGACTTAAAATATGGTCGAACTGTATACTCACTAATCTATGCTCTATCTAATTACAACGTAGATATTCATTTGGTTTCACCTGCCGTGTTAAAAATTCGAAATGAATCAATTTACGATATTTCACACAAAGTGAATATGCGACAACACGTGGAACTGTCAGATGAATTGTTAGAAAAACTAGATATAATCTATGTAACTCGTATTCAACGAGAACGTTTTCCGGATCTGCAGGAATACAATAAGATTCAAGGGTTGTATACTATTGATGAAAATGTTTTGAAAAAATCAAAACCAGATGTTTCTATTCTTCATCCGTTACCCCGAGTTGATGAAATATCTCCTTCAATTGACAATACCGCGAACGCTTTATATTTTAAGCAAGCTGCTTATGGAAAAGAACTACGAGCAGCCTTATTGTCCTCGTTGTTACACGAAGATCCTTTTTGA